A genomic segment from Streptomyces sp. NBC_00459 encodes:
- a CDS encoding PQQ-dependent sugar dehydrogenase, with amino-acid sequence MIVQRRAVTAVLAAATLLLTAGCSSDEGGGSGSGGDGGASPGRTSPQSSSPAQAAEEAPPAKGSVKVVRTVTEGLKSPWGLAPLPDGDLLVSSRDEGTITRIDTETGKKTEVGEVPGVSAAGEGGLLGLALSPSFASDHMVYAYFTTESDNRIARMLYEEEKPSGEQLGAPNTVFRGIPKGYIHNGGRIAFGPDRMLYAGTGESGDTGLAQDKDSLGGKILRLTPEGEPAPGNPFPDSPVYSYGHRNVQGLAWDSKQRLFASEFGQDTWDELNQIKPGDNYGWPEAEGDSDDDAFHNPVAQWHTDDASPSGVAYAEGSIWMAGLKGQRLWRVPLKGTETSADPQAFLEGEYGRLRTVVSAGGDKLWLVTSETDGRGSPEGGDDRILELQVT; translated from the coding sequence ATGATCGTGCAACGTAGAGCTGTGACGGCCGTACTGGCCGCGGCCACGCTCCTGCTCACGGCCGGCTGCTCCTCCGACGAGGGAGGAGGAAGCGGCTCGGGCGGCGACGGCGGTGCGTCGCCGGGACGTACGAGCCCGCAGTCGTCGTCCCCGGCGCAGGCGGCCGAGGAGGCCCCGCCGGCCAAGGGCTCGGTGAAGGTGGTGCGCACGGTCACCGAGGGCCTGAAGTCCCCCTGGGGCCTGGCCCCGCTGCCGGACGGCGATCTGCTGGTCTCCTCCCGTGACGAGGGCACGATCACCCGGATCGACACGGAGACGGGGAAGAAGACCGAGGTGGGCGAGGTGCCGGGCGTCTCGGCGGCCGGTGAGGGCGGTCTGCTGGGCCTCGCGCTGTCCCCTTCCTTCGCGTCGGACCACATGGTCTACGCGTACTTCACGACGGAGTCGGACAACCGCATCGCCCGCATGCTGTACGAGGAGGAGAAGCCGTCGGGCGAGCAGCTGGGCGCCCCGAACACGGTCTTCCGGGGCATCCCGAAGGGCTACATCCACAACGGCGGCCGGATCGCCTTCGGCCCGGACAGAATGCTGTACGCGGGCACGGGCGAGAGCGGCGACACCGGGCTGGCCCAGGACAAGGACTCCCTGGGCGGCAAGATCCTGCGCCTGACCCCGGAGGGCGAACCGGCCCCGGGCAACCCCTTCCCCGACTCCCCGGTGTACTCCTACGGCCACCGCAATGTGCAGGGCCTCGCCTGGGACTCGAAGCAGCGGCTGTTCGCCTCGGAGTTCGGCCAGGACACCTGGGACGAGCTGAACCAGATCAAGCCGGGCGACAACTACGGCTGGCCCGAGGCGGAGGGCGACAGCGACGACGACGCGTTCCACAACCCCGTCGCCCAGTGGCACACGGACGACGCGTCCCCCAGCGGCGTCGCCTACGCCGAGGGCTCGATATGGATGGCGGGGCTGAAGGGCCAGCGCCTTTGGCGCGTCCCTCTGAAGGGCACGGAGACCTCGGCCGACCCGCAGGCGTTCCTGGAGGGCGAGTACGGCAGGCTCCGTACGGTCGTGTCCGCGGGCGGCGACAAGTTGTGGCTGGTGACGAGCGAGACGGACGGCAGGGGGTCCCCGGAGGGCGGGGACGACCGGATTCTGGAGCTTCAGGTGACGTGA
- a CDS encoding aldo/keto reductase — MERRTIGAAALEVGAVGLGCMPMTWAYSASRRHGEESVRAVHRALDEGSTLLDTADMYGPFTNELLVGRALRERRRDAFLSTKVGLLVGDQHIVANGRPGYVKRACDASLRRLQTDVIDLYQLHRADPEVPVEETWGALAELVRAGKVRALGLSAMGARSGRRPGARLHDATIRQLERVQQVFPVSAVQAELSVWSREALDTLLPWCAARGIGFLAAMPLGNGFLTGTLTPGEGFEPEDIRARHPRFTADMMAANQPIVAGLRRVAARIGPGVTPAQVALAWVLAQGRHVVPVPGAKQERWVAENAGAARLRLTAADLAEVAGLPRAQGSWD, encoded by the coding sequence GTGGAGCGCAGGACGATCGGCGCGGCGGCGCTCGAAGTGGGGGCCGTCGGCCTCGGGTGCATGCCGATGACCTGGGCGTACAGCGCCTCCCGGCGGCATGGCGAGGAGTCGGTGCGGGCCGTGCACCGGGCCCTGGACGAGGGCTCGACGCTCCTGGACACCGCCGACATGTACGGACCGTTCACCAACGAGCTGCTGGTGGGACGGGCGTTGAGGGAACGGCGCCGGGACGCCTTCCTGTCGACGAAGGTCGGTCTGCTGGTGGGCGATCAGCACATCGTGGCCAACGGCCGCCCGGGATACGTGAAACGGGCGTGCGACGCCTCGCTGCGCCGCCTCCAGACGGACGTCATCGACCTGTACCAACTGCACCGCGCGGACCCGGAGGTACCCGTCGAGGAGACCTGGGGCGCGTTGGCGGAACTCGTACGGGCGGGAAAGGTGAGGGCGTTGGGGCTGTCCGCGATGGGCGCGCGGTCCGGGCGCCGGCCGGGGGCGCGGCTGCACGACGCGACGATCCGCCAGCTGGAGCGGGTGCAGCAGGTGTTTCCGGTCAGCGCGGTGCAGGCCGAGCTGTCGGTGTGGTCGAGGGAGGCGCTGGACACGCTGCTGCCGTGGTGCGCGGCGCGCGGGATCGGCTTCCTGGCGGCGATGCCCCTGGGCAACGGCTTCCTGACCGGGACGCTGACCCCGGGCGAGGGCTTCGAGCCGGAGGACATCCGCGCCCGCCACCCCCGCTTCACGGCCGACATGATGGCCGCGAACCAGCCGATCGTGGCGGGCCTGCGCCGGGTGGCGGCACGGATCGGCCCGGGGGTCACCCCGGCCCAGGTGGCGCTGGCGTGGGTACTCGCGCAGGGCCGGCACGTGGTGCCCGTACCCGGGGCGAAGCAGGAACGGTGGGTGGCCGAGAACGCGGGGGCGGCACGGCTGCGGCTGACGGCGGCGGATCTGGCCGAGGTGGCGGGACTGCCCAGGGCGCAGGGATCCTGGGACTGA